Part of the Apostichopus japonicus isolate 1M-3 chromosome 13, ASM3797524v1, whole genome shotgun sequence genome is shown below.
gaggctggaagttttttcactgttcttgattttccaactcattacgatttttatttatgtatattcatttgccttggtcgtttacctccatttctatatatatatatatatatatatatatatatatatatatatatatatatatatatatatatatatatatatatatatatgtatatatatatatatatatatatatatgtgtgtatatgtatatatatatatatatatatatatatacatatatacatatacacatgtacatttgaagaaaaCTTCAACGGAAAATGTTATGTCAAAGTTGTGCTAGTTTTTCTTAACTAAGATGATTCTCACCACAATTAATGTTCGGTCGGTATCCACAGCCAGTTTGAGAAAAGGTATAATACTCAAGCAGCGGGTCGTCGTTACTGCAATCACCTTCTTCCAACGCATCCCAGCAGTCATCATGATATTTGCAGCATCTATGATAGGAATTAGACAACCAATTATATTTGAACAATGACCACAAAAGTGCTTTACGATTACACACAACTGTCTCCATGGCAGAGTGAATGACATCGTCATATCGATTTCATGACAACATTGTAGTGATTTATccacaataaaaacaaagtagtcaATCCATGGGAGTCCAGATCTCGTCCATAAATTTGGCAACATGGCCACTATGATATCAGCATTCAACAAGTTTACAGTATATGAGCCTAAAATGTCGCTAACTTCATGAcatttgtattttatgttaCTACGCTCAAGGCTTAACAAATATACATGAGTATGTGGGCCTTAAACATTTGCGAAACACGTTTTCGCGCATGTTCGAACTTTAAACTCCTTTCATGACGtaacatttggtgtttaatgTACTGTAGACATGCAAATTGAATTTTGGATATGTTACAATGTGCTTGAGGATTCGGCCATAGTGTTATGTTATGGTGTAAACGTAATCACGTCAAAATGCTGTTTTTTATTCCTATTTGACGTTTAGACCTCTGACGTTTGACCTTATTGCGTCATGCGTCACGGAGGCAGTGCATCATATGACCATGTACACACCCAAGAAAATTGAAGCAAACGGTCATACCTTTGGTTTGCGTTTTTTTCTTCGTGCACACCGGTAAACACACTTTTGTTTTCTCCACTGTTCATATCCACATACCCTTACCTTAACAATACCTCTTAACAATAGAACTATTCCGAGGGACGTGGTGATTCTAAGCTTAAAATGACGTCTGAGGGACTTGGAAGTCATGTCTTCAAGTTCTCATTCAGAATACGAAACAAGTTCACGGGCACACGCAGACTGTCTGATCTTCACTTCTCAAATGTTAGGTCCACCACAATAACGTTTCTGCAAACGTTTCTGCAAACGTTAAATTATTATGATATCCTTAATACAGAAATCAATGGCAGTTATATGCTATAGCATTGTGAATCTGTCACgtttaaaatataaatcaacAATAAGCTTAAGAATGCAAAGTACAAGAATATGAGATACAAACTTCTGGATTTAAAAACGTGTGTATTTAACACTAATCGAATTCTTACAATACGGGcctataaattatgtttttttttacggtTACTTTAATGTATTAGTTTGTATAAATTGAATAAGAAATTTGCAAACGaattaaattaataagaaaAAGTAATTTCACAACCCGTTTTTGAGCCCTTGTTCAGAGCTAGTCCGTGCAGCTTAATTTTACATCTCTTATAAGTGTCAACATAACGGCTTTAATACATTCTATATACAGAAATATTCCACTTTGTGGAATATGTCCACTTTGTGGACAATATTTAGGTATTTTTTATCAGTAGAGATTGTAGAGAAAAATGAAGTTTACGTAAACGTGTTCAACAATATCTACTTTATGACAACATCCATATTCTGTAAAAATAAACTAACAAAAACAGCGTCTCTCCTAATATCAAATAGAAGATTAAATACAGGGAAAGGCAATATAAGATTACTTGGCATCAAAGTGCATATCGTGTCACAAATTCAAGTGTCTAGACGCAATATCATatgaacaatttcaaattataaATTTCATGTGATTATAAAAACGATCCTCTTTCTTTTAGAACGAAAAGGCAAAATATTACACAATTTTATCGAACAGGGGCCAGTCTGAATTATGAAATACTGGGCAAAAGTTTTCACCGCGTCTGCCTAAGGTCGTTATatcatgttaataatattgatgAGGCATATCGTAAGGGATGCAGTGCTTAAAAAACTGAGCTCTGACACTCGCCATACCTGTCAATATTATCCACCCAATCACCACTGCCCCCACGTCCACAGTGACAGCCGTATCCGTTGAAATCCGTTGCAGACCGCGTACATGCGCAGTTTATCATCGATCTAAACTGGTGAATAGCTGATTGGCctacaacaaaaaatgtaacAACATGGTTAatgtgataataatgataatgcaTCTTCTCTAAGTTGGTATGGAATAATAGCctaaataatttcaaatagaaaataaacCATGTTGTGGATGTTTACTTGGTACCAGCTATATACCCTTAAAGGATAGTTGACGCGTTGGTCATTTGTAATGCCGTCGATGTCGGAAACATGTAGGTGTTGTTTTTCTTGGTCAAAGAGCTCAAGAAGTTGATCAAGTTTCCCCAAGTTTCACGTCTCTAATCATTATGTGGGTATATCTTACAATCATGGTTACTTCTGTTCGCTTTCAAAATTGCCTTTCTTAATCTCAAGGGCAACAAGGGCATTCAAGGAACCGTTGCCCTGAAATCCTCTGTTACAAATGCAACAAGCTGGGCCACACGAGTTACCACTGCGATGAAAAGGACGACACGGAAACAATGGATGAGGACACAGAAATCGAGAACCCAATTGACAAGCCAACGACTTATGAGGACGCAGAGAAACCAACGACTTATGAAGCACAGGAAAGTGAATCGAGACCTGCGAATACTGGGGTATTAACAAAAGATAAAGATGAGGAATGTAT
Proteins encoded:
- the LOC139978660 gene encoding neutral phospholipase A2 3-like, giving the protein MKSLVILLVMVGFGQSAIHQFRSMINCACTRSATDFNGYGCHCGRGGSGDWVDNIDRCCKYHDDCWDALEEGDCSNDDPLLEYYTFSQTGCGYRPNINCEDSSNNDCERGVCRCDRAAAFCFRAYEASFDTCYENYDKSTC